A section of the Marinimicrobium koreense genome encodes:
- a CDS encoding YheV family putative zinc ribbon protein, giving the protein MAFSKTPRFIAGAVCPRCSAMDRLRVYNEDGTDYRECVDCGFKQEQHIQPQVREIETRVNTSQEERKAQEQVVKILPLDDDN; this is encoded by the coding sequence ATGGCCTTCAGCAAAACGCCCCGGTTTATCGCCGGGGCCGTCTGCCCCCGCTGCTCCGCCATGGACCGCCTTCGCGTGTACAACGAAGACGGCACAGACTACCGCGAGTGCGTCGACTGCGGCTTCAAACAGGAACAGCACATCCAACCCCAGGTGCGGGAAATCGAAACCCGCGTCAACACCAGCCAGGAAGAGCGCAAAGCCCAGGAGCAAGTGGTCAAAATACTCCCTCTAGACGACGATAACTAA